TATCAACTCGGGTGACTGTCTGATTGATCCTTTTCAGGCCCAATGCCTTCAACGTATCTTTCTGCCGTTGAGGATAGCCAATGGGGCTGCGGACTAATGTAATCGTTAATTGTGCTTGTTTTTTCTTAGCCATTGGTTTCGCGCTCCCAATATGGTTTCACCTGTTCAATGGGTTTTCCGCGATAGGCTGCCTGATCCTTGACCGATTTCAACTGGTCAAGCGCATCAAAGGTCGCCCTGACAACATTCAAAATGTTCTTGCTGCCCAATGACTTGGTGAGAATATCGTGGACACCAACTGCTTCCAACACGGCCCGAACGCCACCGCCAGCGATAACGCCGGTACCGGCAGCGGCCGGTCGAAGAAGAACCCTGGCGCCGCTCTGTTTCCCAATAACTTCATGGGAGATAGTGGTGCCGTTGAGGTTCACCTTGCGCATATCCTTGCGAGCACGTTCACTGGCTTTCCGAATAGCATCCGGAACAGCGTTGGCTTTACCAATACCCAGGCCAACACGCCCGTTATTGTCGCCAATCACCATGGTCACTCGGAAGGAAAAGCGGCGACCACCCTTCACAACTTTTGCCACACGCGCAATATCAATTACGCGCTCATCAAATTGGTTCTCGACTTGGTAGTCTGTCATAATCGCCTCTTTCCTAGAAATCCAGCCCGCCTTCACGGGCAGCATCGGCTAACGCCTTCACACGGCCGATATATTTATATCCGCCACGGTCAAAGACCACACTGTCGATTCCAGCATTCTTAGCGCGTTCGGCAATCGCCTCGCCAACTTTCGTAGCCTGTTCCAAATTGGTCAGACCCTTCATTGAAGCCGCCAATTCGGCGTCAATGCTCGAAGCCGAAGCCAAGGTATGTCCCTGGAAATCATCAATGATCTGAACGTAGATCTGGTTTGAACTGCGAAATACGTTCATGCGCGGCCGTTCGGGCGTGCCAAAAATCTTTTTTCTCACCCGCAGGTGTCGGCGTAAACGTGCCTGATTGCGTGATTTTTTAGCCATATTATTTCACCTTCACACTTATACTGTCTTGCCGGCCTTACCCGGTTTACGGCGCACATATTCACCCTGATAGCGAATACCTTTGCCCTTGTAAGGCTCTGGCGGTCGCAGTTTGCGAATATTTGCTGCAACTTGTCCGACCACCTGTTTATCATAGCCGGACACTTTGATTTGGCGGACTTTCATATCCACATCAAAGTCAATACCCTCGGGGGGTTCAACAACCACCGGATGTGAAAAGCCCACATTGACAATCAAATTCTTGCCATCCAACTCGGCGCGGTAGCCCACGCCTTCGATTTCAAGGATCCGTTCAAATCCATTGCTCACGCCGACCACCATGTTGTTGATCAAAGCCCGGGTTGTGCCGTGCAATGCACGGTGGGTGGGCTCATCGGATGGGCGATCAATGAAGATCACGCCATCTTCTTCTTTGATGGTGATATCAGGTGAAAAGGTCCATTCCAATTCACCTTTGGGGCCTTTAACATGGACGTAGGAGCCATCAATCTTGACTTCAACACCCGCTGGCACATCTATCGGTAAACGTCCTACTCGAGACACGTCTCGTACCTCCTATAGCGCCAGGCGCTACCAAACTTTACATAATATCTCGCCACCGACGCCCATCTTGCGAGCGCGCTGGCCAGTCATAACACCCTTGGGGGTGGACACAATGGCCACACCAATACCCGAAAGTACCCAGGGGATGTCTGTTTTCTGTGAATACACTCGGCGACCGGGACGACTGACACGTTCCAGGCCCGTGATCAACGGGCGGCGGTTCCGCCGTTCACCGATATATTTCAACCGAATGCGCAAAATCTTTTGATAAGGCTTACTGCCTTCAACCACTTCGTAGCTATCTACATAGCCTTCTTCTGTCAAAATCCGGGCTATTTCAGCCTTGATCTTGGAGCTGGGCATGCTTGCAACTGTACCATTGCTGATAGCAACATTGCGGATTCGAGTCAGCATATCGCCAATTGGATCTGAAATACTCATCGATAATACCTCCGCCGATCTACCACGACGACTTGGTCACGCCAGGAATTTTTCCCTGCAGTGCTAATTCCCGAAAACAAATACGGCACAAACCAAACTTGCGGATATAACCACGTGGGCGCCCACAGCGTCGGCAACGGTTAACGACCTGAGTGGGATATTTCCGCCGTTGTTCGCGATACTTCATACATTTACTAGCCATACTATCCTTTCCTGAACGGCATCTTGAATTTACTCAGCAGCGCACGTGCCTGATCATCATTTTCTGCTGTGGTCACAATTGTGATCTCCATACCCCGGATCGAATCGACTTCATCGTAATTGATCTCAGGGAAGATCAGCTGTTCATTCAGACCCAGTGTGTAGTTCCCACGGCCGTCAAATGAGTCAGCCGAAATACCGCGGAAATCGCGAACACGGGGCAGTGCCACGTTGATTAGACGATCAAGAAATGCCCACATCTTGTCACCGCGCAAGGTGACTTTTGTGCCAATTGCACGCCCTTCGCGCAATTTGAAGTTCGCAATTGATTTCTTTGCTTTCGTAACGACAGGTTTCTGGCCGACAATAGTGGTCAGGTCCTTGACCGCCTCGTCCAGTGCCTTGGGATTATCCAATGCTTCGCCAACGCCGATATTCACCACAACCTTCTGGATCTTCGGTATCTGCATCACATTTTCGAGGGATAATTCCTTGAAAAGGGCAGGTGCGATCTCTTTTGTGTATTGCTCTCGTAGTCTATTCATACTTACTCCCAATCGCGCCTTATTTGTCGATCGCACTACCGCTGCGTTTTGCGACACGCACCGGCTTGCCATCTTTTCGCTTGACTGAGACCCGAGTGGGTTTGTTGTCCTTCGGATCTACAATCTGCACGTTTGAAATACTAATCGGCGCTTCAAACTCAATCTTGCCAGCTGGGATGGTTTTCCCGCGGGACTGGGTCTGAGCCTGGTGCTTGATGCGAATATTGACGCCTTGCACCACGACACGGTCTTCAGAAGGCAGTACACGGATCACTTCACCAACAGTGCCCTTGCCCTTGCCACTGATCACCATAACCCGATCACCTTTTTTAATCTTGGTTTTCATATCTTTACTCCTATCTCACCGACTACAGCACTTCTGGGGCCAGTGAAACGATCTTCATGAAGCCTTTTTCACGAAGCTCACGGGCAACAGGACCAAAGATACGTGAACCACGGGGGTTGACACCATCGTTATCCAAAATCACAGCGGCGTTGTCATCAAAGCGGATGCAGGAGCCATCAGA
This Chloroflexota bacterium DNA region includes the following protein-coding sequences:
- the rplX gene encoding 50S ribosomal protein L24 codes for the protein MKTKIKKGDRVMVISGKGKGTVGEVIRVLPSEDRVVVQGVNIRIKHQAQTQSRGKTIPAGKIEFEAPISISNVQIVDPKDNKPTRVSVKRKDGKPVRVAKRSGSAIDK
- a CDS encoding type Z 30S ribosomal protein S14; this translates as MASKCMKYREQRRKYPTQVVNRCRRCGRPRGYIRKFGLCRICFRELALQGKIPGVTKSSW
- the rpmD gene encoding 50S ribosomal protein L30, with product MAKKKQAQLTITLVRSPIGYPQRQKDTLKALGLKRINQTVTRVDNDAVRGMVNSVIHLVTVDEA
- the rplE gene encoding 50S ribosomal protein L5, encoding MNRLREQYTKEIAPALFKELSLENVMQIPKIQKVVVNIGVGEALDNPKALDEAVKDLTTIVGQKPVVTKAKKSIANFKLREGRAIGTKVTLRGDKMWAFLDRLINVALPRVRDFRGISADSFDGRGNYTLGLNEQLIFPEINYDEVDSIRGMEITIVTTAENDDQARALLSKFKMPFRKG
- the rpsE gene encoding 30S ribosomal protein S5, whose product is MTDYQVENQFDERVIDIARVAKVVKGGRRFSFRVTMVIGDNNGRVGLGIGKANAVPDAIRKASERARKDMRKVNLNGTTISHEVIGKQSGARVLLRPAAAGTGVIAGGGVRAVLEAVGVHDILTKSLGSKNILNVVRATFDALDQLKSVKDQAAYRGKPIEQVKPYWERETNG
- a CDS encoding 50S ribosomal protein L18, with product MAKKSRNQARLRRHLRVRKKIFGTPERPRMNVFRSSNQIYVQIIDDFQGHTLASASSIDAELAASMKGLTNLEQATKVGEAIAERAKNAGIDSVVFDRGGYKYIGRVKALADAAREGGLDF
- the rpsH gene encoding 30S ribosomal protein S8, whose amino-acid sequence is MSISDPIGDMLTRIRNVAISNGTVASMPSSKIKAEIARILTEEGYVDSYEVVEGSKPYQKILRIRLKYIGERRNRRPLITGLERVSRPGRRVYSQKTDIPWVLSGIGVAIVSTPKGVMTGQRARKMGVGGEILCKVW
- the rplF gene encoding 50S ribosomal protein L6, giving the protein MSRVGRLPIDVPAGVEVKIDGSYVHVKGPKGELEWTFSPDITIKEEDGVIFIDRPSDEPTHRALHGTTRALINNMVVGVSNGFERILEIEGVGYRAELDGKNLIVNVGFSHPVVVEPPEGIDFDVDMKVRQIKVSGYDKQVVGQVAANIRKLRPPEPYKGKGIRYQGEYVRRKPGKAGKTV